One genomic region from Streptomyces sp. NBC_00457 encodes:
- the crgA gene encoding cell division protein CrgA has protein sequence MPKSRIRKKADYTPPPAKQATSIKLTSRTWVAPVMLAMFLLGLAWIVVFYVTDGSLPIDSLDNWNIVVGFGFIAAGFGVSTQWK, from the coding sequence GTGCCGAAGTCACGTATCCGCAAGAAGGCCGACTACACGCCGCCGCCGGCGAAGCAGGCGACCTCCATCAAGCTCACCAGCCGCACCTGGGTCGCGCCCGTCATGCTGGCCATGTTCCTCCTCGGCCTGGCATGGATCGTGGTGTTCTACGTCACCGACGGCTCGCTGCCCATCGACAGTCTCGACAACTGGAACATCGTCGTGGGCTTCGGCTTCATCGCCGCGGGATTCGGTGTTTCGACCCAGTGGAAGTAG
- the gyrA gene encoding DNA gyrase subunit A, with the protein MADENTPFTPEEGGDIAQRVEPVGLETEMQRSYLDYAMSVIVSRALPDVRDGLKPVHRRVLYAMYDGGYRPERGFYKCARVVGDVMGNYHPHGDSSIYDALVRLAQPWSMRMPLVDSNGNFGSPGNDPAAAMRYTECKMAPLSMEMVRDIDEETVDFTDNYDGRSQEPTVLPARFPNLLINGSAGIAVGMATNIPPHNLREVASGAQWYLENPEASHEELLDALIERIKGPDFPTGALVVGRKGIEEAYRTGRGSITMRAVVEVEEIQGRQCLVVTELPYQVNPDNLAQKIADLVKDGKVGGIADVRDETSSRTGQRLVIVLKRDAVAKVVLNNLYKHTDLQTNFGANMLALVDGVPRTLSLDAFIRHWVTHQIEVIVRRTRFRLRKAEERAHILRGLLKALDAIDEVIALIRRSDTVEIARGGLMQLLEIDEIQANAILEMQLRRLAALERQKIVQEHDELQAKINEYNEILASPVRQRGIVSAELAAIVEKYGDDRKTMLVPYDGDMSIEDLIAEEDIVVTVTRGGYVKRTKTVDYRAQKRGGKGVRGAKLKEDDIVDHFFVSTTHHWLLFFTNKGRVYRAKAYELPDAGRDARGQHVANLLAFQPDEAIAEILAIRDYEAAPHLVLATKGGLVKKTPLKDYDSPRSGGVIAINLRETADGSDDELIGAELVSPDDDLLLISKKAQSIRFTATDDALRPMGRATSGVKGMSFREGDELLSMNVVRPGTFVFTATDGGYAKRTAVDEYRVQGRGGLGIKAAKIVEDRGSLVGALVVEETDEILAITLSGGVIRTRVNEIRETGRDTMGVQLINLGKRDAVVGIARNAEAGREAEEVDGDVAVDETAEGVATTGTDEGEAPSDE; encoded by the coding sequence ATGGCCGACGAGAACACTCCCTTCACGCCTGAAGAAGGCGGCGACATCGCCCAGCGTGTCGAGCCCGTCGGGCTCGAGACGGAGATGCAGCGCTCGTACCTCGACTACGCGATGTCCGTCATCGTCTCCCGTGCGCTGCCGGACGTCCGGGACGGGCTCAAGCCCGTCCACCGCCGCGTCCTGTACGCCATGTACGACGGCGGCTACCGCCCCGAGCGCGGCTTCTACAAGTGCGCCCGCGTGGTCGGCGACGTCATGGGCAACTACCACCCCCACGGCGACTCCTCGATCTACGACGCCCTGGTCCGCCTCGCCCAGCCGTGGTCGATGCGCATGCCGCTCGTCGACTCCAACGGCAACTTCGGCTCTCCGGGCAACGACCCCGCGGCCGCCATGCGGTACACCGAGTGCAAGATGGCGCCGCTGTCGATGGAGATGGTCCGTGACATCGACGAGGAGACCGTCGACTTCACGGACAACTACGACGGCCGCTCCCAGGAGCCGACCGTCCTGCCCGCCCGGTTCCCGAACCTGCTGATCAACGGCTCGGCCGGTATCGCGGTCGGCATGGCGACGAACATCCCGCCGCACAACCTGCGCGAGGTCGCGTCCGGCGCCCAGTGGTACCTGGAGAACCCGGAGGCGTCGCACGAGGAACTGCTCGACGCCCTCATCGAGCGCATCAAGGGCCCGGACTTCCCGACCGGGGCGCTCGTCGTCGGCCGCAAGGGCATCGAGGAGGCGTACCGCACGGGGCGTGGCTCGATCACGATGCGCGCGGTCGTCGAGGTGGAGGAGATCCAGGGCCGCCAGTGCCTGGTGGTGACGGAGCTGCCGTACCAGGTCAATCCCGACAACCTGGCGCAGAAGATCGCCGACCTGGTGAAGGACGGCAAGGTCGGCGGTATCGCGGACGTCCGTGACGAGACCTCGTCACGCACCGGCCAGCGACTCGTCATCGTGCTGAAGCGGGACGCGGTCGCCAAGGTCGTTCTGAACAACCTCTACAAGCACACCGACCTGCAGACCAACTTCGGCGCCAACATGCTGGCCCTGGTCGACGGCGTGCCCCGCACCCTCTCCCTGGACGCGTTCATCCGCCACTGGGTGACGCACCAGATCGAGGTCATCGTCCGCCGGACGCGCTTCCGCCTGCGCAAGGCCGAGGAGCGCGCCCACATCCTCCGCGGCCTCCTCAAGGCCCTGGACGCCATCGACGAGGTCATCGCGCTGATCCGGCGCAGCGACACCGTCGAGATCGCGCGCGGCGGCCTGATGCAGCTCCTGGAGATCGACGAGATCCAGGCCAACGCCATCCTCGAGATGCAGCTGCGCCGCCTCGCCGCCCTGGAGCGTCAGAAGATCGTCCAGGAGCACGACGAACTCCAGGCGAAGATCAACGAGTACAACGAGATCCTCGCCTCGCCGGTCCGCCAGCGCGGCATCGTCAGCGCGGAGCTGGCCGCGATCGTCGAGAAGTACGGCGACGACCGCAAGACCATGCTGGTGCCCTACGACGGCGACATGTCCATCGAGGACCTCATCGCCGAAGAGGACATCGTGGTGACCGTCACACGTGGCGGTTACGTCAAGCGCACCAAGACCGTGGACTACCGCGCCCAGAAGCGCGGCGGCAAGGGCGTGCGCGGCGCGAAGCTCAAGGAAGACGACATCGTCGACCACTTCTTCGTGTCCACCACCCACCACTGGCTGCTGTTCTTCACCAACAAGGGCCGGGTCTACCGGGCGAAGGCGTACGAGCTGCCGGACGCCGGCCGTGACGCGCGCGGCCAGCACGTGGCCAACCTGCTCGCCTTCCAGCCGGACGAGGCGATCGCCGAGATCCTCGCGATCCGTGACTACGAGGCGGCGCCCCACCTGGTGCTCGCCACCAAGGGCGGTCTGGTCAAGAAGACGCCTCTGAAGGATTACGATTCGCCGCGTTCCGGTGGCGTCATCGCGATCAACCTCCGTGAGACAGCGGACGGTTCCGATGACGAACTGATCGGAGCCGAACTCGTATCGCCCGATGACGATCTGCTTCTGATCAGCAAGAAGGCGCAATCGATTAGGTTCACTGCCACGGACGACGCTCTGCGTCCCATGGGCCGTGCCACCTCGGGTGTCAAGGGCATGAGTTTCCGCGAGGGCGACGAGCTGCTCTCGATGAATGTTGTTCGACCCGGTACGTTCGTGTTCACTGCCACCGACGGCGGGTACGCGAAGCGGACCGCTGTCGACGAGTACCGCGTCCAGGGACGCGGCGGCCTCGGCATCAAGGCCGCCAAGATCGTGGAGGACCGCGGATCGCTCGTCGGTGCGCTGGTGGTCGAGGAGACCGACGAGATCCTCGCCATCACGCTGTCCGGCGGTGTGATTCGTACGCGAGTCAACGAGATCAGGGAGACAGGCCGTGACACCATGGGCGTCCAACTGATCAACCTGGGCAAGCGCGATGCCGTCGTCGGTATCGCACGCAACGCCGAGGCGGGACGCGAGGCAGAGGAAGTCGACGGCGACGTGGCCGTGGACGAGACCGCCGAGGGTGTCGCGACCACCGGCACGGACGAGGGCGAGGCGCCTTCGGACGAGTAA
- a CDS encoding rhomboid family intramembrane serine protease, translating into MDQAPGSPQGPEDQGPAQSAPVCYRHPDRETGVRCTRCERPICPECMVSASVGFQCPNCVREGTGTGVSPTASRPRTIAGGTVTADPRLLTKILIGINLAVFIAVQSSSTLLGDLYLIGEWPPAPFTPTEGVAAGEWYRLFTSMFTHEEIWHIAFNMLSLWWLGGPLEAALGRARYISLYLVSGLAGSALSYLLESPTTASLGASGAIFGLFGATAVLVRRLNYDMRPIIALLVINLIFTFGWSSIAWQAHIGGLVGGLLIGYAMVHAPRERRNLVQYGSCVLLLVVIVGVTLLRTAQLT; encoded by the coding sequence ATGGACCAGGCGCCAGGCAGCCCACAGGGCCCGGAGGACCAGGGCCCCGCGCAGAGCGCGCCCGTCTGCTACCGGCACCCGGACCGCGAGACCGGCGTGCGCTGCACCCGCTGCGAGCGCCCCATCTGCCCCGAGTGCATGGTCAGCGCCTCCGTCGGCTTCCAATGCCCCAACTGCGTCCGCGAAGGCACCGGCACCGGCGTCTCGCCCACCGCATCCCGGCCCCGCACCATCGCCGGCGGCACCGTCACCGCCGACCCCCGACTGCTCACCAAGATCCTCATCGGGATCAACCTCGCGGTCTTCATCGCCGTCCAGTCATCGTCGACGCTCCTGGGCGATCTGTACCTCATCGGCGAATGGCCCCCCGCCCCCTTCACGCCCACCGAAGGCGTCGCCGCAGGCGAGTGGTACCGCCTGTTCACCTCGATGTTCACGCACGAGGAAATCTGGCACATCGCCTTCAACATGCTCAGCCTGTGGTGGCTCGGCGGCCCCCTCGAAGCCGCCCTCGGCCGAGCCCGCTACATCTCCCTCTACCTGGTCTCGGGCCTGGCGGGCAGCGCCCTGAGCTATCTGCTCGAGTCCCCGACCACGGCCTCGCTCGGCGCATCCGGCGCGATCTTCGGCCTCTTCGGCGCCACCGCCGTGCTCGTCCGCCGCCTGAACTACGACATGCGGCCGATCATCGCCCTCCTGGTGATCAACCTGATCTTCACCTTCGGCTGGAGCAGCATCGCCTGGCAGGCCCACATCGGCGGACTCGTCGGCGGCCTCCTGATCGGCTACGCCATGGTCCACGCCCCCCGCGAGCGGCGGAACCTCGTCCAGTACGGCAGCTGTGTGCTGCTGCTGGTCGTGATCGTCGGAGTGACTCTGTTGAGGACTGCCCAGCTCACTTGA
- a CDS encoding DUF3566 domain-containing protein gives MSGATGAGPTGTDTDGGGSGSAARVTDSHTTNLQAIKSSPTDSHSPDTHGSQGGTVTDTRGSQTQQHAAGAGSAAAGSQPRPSDRQAAQAAPQPSASPLPGERQPQQPAGPYHPPQAYPAAAPAGAVRRPRTGARTTPRTRKARLRVAKADPWSVMKVSFLLSIALGICTIVASAVLWMVMDAMGVFSTVGGTISEATGSNESNGFDLQSFLSLPNVLMFTSIIAVIDVVLATALATLGAFIYNLSAGFVGGVELTLAEDE, from the coding sequence GTGAGCGGAGCCACGGGCGCCGGACCGACCGGTACGGACACGGACGGCGGCGGCAGTGGCTCCGCCGCGCGTGTGACGGACTCGCACACGACCAACCTGCAAGCGATCAAGTCGTCCCCGACCGACTCGCACTCGCCTGACACTCATGGATCCCAGGGGGGAACTGTGACGGACACCCGTGGCTCGCAGACCCAGCAGCACGCGGCTGGGGCGGGCTCGGCCGCTGCGGGCTCCCAGCCCCGGCCGTCGGACCGGCAAGCCGCCCAGGCGGCGCCGCAGCCGTCGGCCTCTCCGCTGCCGGGAGAGCGCCAGCCACAGCAGCCTGCCGGCCCGTACCACCCGCCGCAGGCCTACCCGGCGGCGGCGCCCGCCGGTGCCGTACGCCGGCCCCGCACGGGCGCGCGTACGACACCCCGCACCCGCAAGGCCCGGCTGCGCGTGGCGAAGGCCGACCCCTGGTCGGTCATGAAGGTGAGCTTCCTGCTCTCCATCGCCCTGGGCATCTGCACGATCGTCGCGTCGGCGGTGCTGTGGATGGTCATGGACGCGATGGGCGTCTTCTCGACGGTCGGCGGCACGATCTCCGAGGCCACCGGCTCGAACGAGTCGAACGGCTTCGACCTCCAGTCCTTCCTGTCCCTCCCGAACGTCCTGATGTTCACGTCGATCATCGCGGTCATCGACGTCGTCCTCGCGACGGCCCTGGCGACCCTCGGCGCGTTCATCTACAACCTGTCGGCGGGCTTCGTGGGCGGCGTCGAGCTGACGCTCGCCGAGGACGAGTGA
- a CDS encoding DUF6344 domain-containing protein, with product MARNKVMKLWTAIVTAFLALCTALGFATTTANAAVPQSEAASNSVTHVTAPPIPWAWSRSLPPTMKQRIRAEAHGKSPSCRHRPQTDTVADAALEAAALCDPAEPLTPLQR from the coding sequence ATGGCCAGGAACAAGGTCATGAAGCTGTGGACCGCCATCGTCACCGCCTTCCTCGCGCTGTGCACGGCGCTCGGATTCGCCACCACGACCGCGAACGCGGCCGTACCGCAGTCCGAGGCCGCGAGCAACAGCGTCACGCACGTGACGGCGCCGCCGATCCCCTGGGCCTGGTCCCGCTCGCTGCCCCCCACCATGAAGCAACGCATCCGCGCCGAGGCCCACGGAAAGTCCCCCAGCTGCCGGCACCGACCGCAGACGGACACGGTTGCGGACGCGGCACTCGAAGCCGCCGCCCTCTGCGATCCGGCCGAGCCCCTCACGCCCCTCCAGCGCTGA
- a CDS encoding serine/threonine-protein kinase encodes MGEVFAGRYELADPIGRGGVGAVWRAWDHRRRRYVAAKVLQQSDAHSLLRFVREQALRIDHPHVLAPASWAADDDKVLFTMDLVAGGSLVHLIGDYGPLPAPFVCTLLDQLLSGLAAVHAEDVVHRDIKPANVLLEATGTGRPRLRLSDFGIAMRLGEPRLTETNLVVGTPGYLAPEQMMGAEPDFAADLFAVGLVALYLLEGAKPDAKALIQYFAEHGTPGAPKGIPEPLWQVVATLLQPDPQARFRTATGARKALASAAELLPEGGPDDELIEIFDQIGPLPPGFGPEGPLKPARGVEPTRGGPGPAAEPGETGYVPDGSDTDSGPHSSGTGSGPADADAAVVRADLRQETDPRQPTGSQPPSMSDTGSFHLPPPQPTGSSPRPQQVDAQAQRRPQQPPQAQAQPHPQLHQHPHSQPPPPEGSHHSPALFSPYDSTHVLSSPQPPTPPRHSTQALTPASHHRADASTASYTAQDPQVPPSAQAISQPRHRAARRPRRPGPPAKVAVPLLLLALACYAVGFWALTRI; translated from the coding sequence ATGGGTGAGGTCTTCGCCGGCCGGTATGAACTGGCCGACCCGATCGGACGCGGCGGCGTGGGCGCTGTGTGGCGTGCCTGGGATCACCGCAGGCGCCGCTATGTCGCCGCCAAGGTGCTGCAACAGAGCGACGCGCACTCGCTGTTGCGCTTCGTGCGGGAGCAGGCGTTGCGGATCGATCACCCTCATGTGCTCGCGCCGGCCAGCTGGGCCGCTGACGACGACAAGGTCCTGTTCACCATGGATCTGGTCGCCGGCGGTTCGCTGGTCCATCTGATCGGGGACTACGGCCCCCTGCCGGCGCCCTTCGTCTGCACCCTGCTCGACCAGCTCCTGTCGGGGCTGGCCGCGGTGCACGCGGAGGACGTCGTGCACCGAGACATCAAGCCCGCCAACGTCCTGTTGGAGGCCACCGGCACGGGCAGGCCGCGGCTGCGGCTGTCCGACTTCGGTATCGCCATGCGCCTGGGCGAGCCGCGGTTGACGGAGACCAATCTCGTGGTGGGCACGCCCGGTTATCTGGCGCCCGAGCAGATGATGGGCGCGGAGCCGGACTTCGCCGCGGACCTGTTCGCCGTAGGGCTGGTGGCGCTGTATCTGCTGGAGGGTGCCAAGCCGGATGCCAAGGCCCTCATCCAGTACTTCGCGGAGCACGGGACTCCGGGGGCGCCGAAGGGCATTCCCGAGCCGCTGTGGCAGGTCGTGGCCACGCTGCTGCAGCCGGATCCCCAGGCGCGCTTCCGCACGGCCACGGGGGCGCGCAAGGCCCTCGCCTCGGCCGCGGAGCTCCTTCCGGAGGGCGGCCCGGACGACGAACTGATCGAGATCTTCGACCAAATCGGCCCGCTTCCCCCGGGGTTCGGCCCTGAAGGCCCACTCAAGCCGGCAAGGGGAGTGGAGCCGACCAGGGGCGGGCCGGGCCCGGCTGCCGAGCCCGGCGAAACGGGCTACGTGCCGGACGGCTCTGATACGGACTCCGGGCCGCACAGCTCCGGCACGGGTTCTGGCCCGGCCGACGCGGACGCAGCCGTCGTACGGGCTGATCTGCGGCAGGAGACCGATCCACGGCAGCCGACGGGGTCGCAGCCGCCCAGCATGTCGGACACCGGCAGCTTCCATCTGCCGCCCCCTCAGCCCACCGGCTCCTCCCCTCGGCCGCAGCAGGTGGATGCCCAAGCCCAGCGGCGCCCCCAGCAGCCGCCACAAGCGCAAGCTCAGCCGCATCCCCAACTGCACCAGCACCCACATTCGCAGCCCCCGCCACCCGAGGGCAGCCACCACAGCCCCGCCCTCTTCTCCCCCTACGACTCCACGCATGTCCTGTCCTCCCCCCAGCCGCCCACGCCGCCGCGCCACTCCACTCAGGCCCTGACACCGGCATCGCATCACCGCGCCGATGCCTCTACTGCTTCGTACACCGCTCAGGACCCACAGGTTCCACCTTCCGCGCAGGCAATTTCGCAGCCGCGTCACCGGGCAGCACGCCGACCCCGCCGTCCCGGCCCGCCGGCGAAGGTGGCCGTCCCGCTGCTGCTGCTCGCGCTGGCCTGCTACGCGGTGGGGTTCTGGGCGCTGACCCGCATCTGA
- a CDS encoding helix-turn-helix domain-containing protein: protein MDAAQQEATARARELQRNWYGEPLGALFRKLIDDLGLNQARLAGVLGLSAPMLSQLMSGQRAKIGNPAVVQRVQLLQDLAGQVADGSVSAAEATERMEEIKKSQGGSVLSNTTTTTSSSGAPTVKRVVREIQSLLRSVAAAGDIIEAADTLAPTHPELAEFLRVYGAGRTSDAVAHYQSHQS, encoded by the coding sequence ATGGACGCCGCACAGCAGGAAGCCACCGCAAGAGCGCGGGAACTGCAGCGGAACTGGTACGGGGAGCCGTTGGGGGCGCTCTTCCGTAAGCTGATAGACGATCTTGGTCTCAACCAGGCTCGTCTCGCGGGGGTACTGGGCCTGTCCGCACCGATGCTGTCGCAGCTGATGAGCGGCCAGCGGGCGAAGATCGGCAATCCCGCCGTGGTCCAGCGGGTGCAGCTGCTGCAGGATCTGGCGGGGCAGGTCGCGGACGGCAGCGTGAGTGCGGCCGAGGCGACCGAGCGCATGGAAGAGATCAAGAAGTCGCAGGGGGGCTCGGTGCTCAGCAACACCACGACCACGACCAGCAGTTCGGGGGCGCCCACGGTCAAGCGGGTGGTCCGCGAGATCCAGTCGCTGCTGCGCTCGGTGGCGGCGGCGGGAGACATCATCGAGGCGGCGGACACCCTCGCCCCGACCCACCCGGAACTGGCAGAGTTCCTCCGGGTGTACGGCGCGGGCCGCACCTCCGACGCGGTCGCGCACTACCAGTCCCACCAGAGCTGA
- a CDS encoding class E sortase: MRVVVRTVSELCITVGTLIVLFVVYVLFWIGVKADNVMGDQIDQLEEQWARGAVQPAPTAAPGASAAPAEPTAYESGKPFAIMYIPRLGFTWNKPVLEGTATGTLKKGLGHYARTAQLGQKGNFSVAGHRRTYGDPFKDFPELRPGDAVVLTDGATWFTYRIDKGPYKTVPTDVEVIDPVPRKSGYTRAGRYLTLTTCDPEWGSSHRLIVWAHLDSTQPVEAGKPEALRR; this comes from the coding sequence GTGCGTGTCGTCGTCAGGACTGTCAGCGAACTCTGTATCACCGTGGGCACCTTGATAGTCCTGTTCGTCGTCTATGTGCTGTTCTGGATCGGCGTGAAGGCCGACAACGTCATGGGCGATCAGATCGACCAGCTCGAGGAGCAGTGGGCGCGCGGGGCGGTGCAGCCCGCGCCGACGGCGGCCCCCGGTGCTTCGGCCGCCCCGGCTGAGCCGACGGCGTACGAGAGTGGCAAGCCTTTCGCGATCATGTACATCCCGCGTCTTGGTTTCACGTGGAACAAGCCCGTGCTCGAAGGCACCGCCACCGGCACGCTCAAGAAGGGCCTCGGCCACTACGCGCGCACTGCCCAGCTCGGTCAGAAGGGCAACTTCTCGGTCGCGGGGCATCGGCGCACGTATGGAGACCCGTTCAAGGACTTTCCCGAGCTGAGGCCGGGGGACGCGGTGGTGCTGACGGACGGGGCGACATGGTTCACGTACAGGATCGACAAAGGGCCCTACAAAACCGTTCCCACGGACGTTGAGGTGATCGATCCTGTGCCACGTAAATCGGGGTACACACGTGCGGGCCGCTATCTCACGCTGACCACCTGCGATCCGGAGTGGGGAAGCAGTCACCGGCTGATCGTCTGGGCTCATCTCGACTCCACCCAGCCTGTGGAGGCCGGGAAACCAGAGGCCCTACGCCGTTAG
- a CDS encoding peptidylprolyl isomerase — protein sequence MAEQLYATLKTNNGDIEVRLLPNHAPKTVRNFVELAKGEREWTNPATGERSTNKLYDGTVFHRVISGFMIQGGDPLGNGTGGPGYQFEDEFHPDLSFDKPYLLAMANAGPGTNGSQFFITVAPTTWLNRKHTIFGEVIDGASQKVIDAIVSAQTNPRTDRPVNDVVIESVVVETREG from the coding sequence GTGGCTGAGCAGCTCTACGCCACCCTGAAGACCAACAACGGCGACATCGAAGTCCGGCTCCTGCCGAACCACGCGCCCAAGACGGTCCGGAACTTTGTCGAGCTCGCCAAGGGCGAGCGTGAATGGACCAACCCCGCCACCGGCGAGCGGTCCACCAACAAGCTCTACGACGGCACGGTCTTCCACCGGGTGATCAGCGGCTTCATGATCCAGGGCGGTGACCCGCTGGGCAACGGCACCGGCGGACCGGGGTACCAGTTCGAGGACGAGTTCCACCCGGACCTCTCCTTCGACAAGCCCTACCTCCTGGCCATGGCCAACGCCGGTCCGGGCACCAACGGCTCGCAGTTCTTCATCACGGTCGCCCCGACGACTTGGCTGAACCGCAAGCACACCATCTTCGGCGAAGTCATCGACGGCGCGAGCCAGAAGGTCATCGACGCCATCGTGTCCGCGCAGACCAACCCGCGCACCGACCGCCCGGTCAACGACGTCGTCATCGAGTCGGTCGTCGTCGAGACCCGCGAAGGCTAG
- a CDS encoding DUF881 domain-containing protein, with product MSNSADFPGTGSSPARGRRFRPVRVLTVGVFALAGLIFFTSFNTAKGTNIRTDDSLLKLSDLIQERSHNNGELDESNAGLRDDIDALAERDDGSSKAEDDRLARLEKNAGTQKLTGEAITVTLNDAPPDATAKLPGYPEPQPDYLVIHQQDLQAVVNALWQGGAEGIKVMDQRLISTSAVRCVGNTLILQGRVYSPPYKITAVGAPEKLQKALTASPAIQNYMVYVNVYGLGWKVEEDGAVTLPGYSGTVDLQYAQPVE from the coding sequence TTGAGCAATTCTGCCGACTTCCCCGGGACGGGATCCAGCCCTGCCCGCGGACGCCGTTTCCGGCCGGTGCGGGTGCTCACGGTGGGTGTGTTCGCTCTCGCGGGGCTCATTTTCTTCACCAGTTTCAATACTGCCAAAGGCACCAATATCCGCACGGATGACTCCTTGCTGAAGCTGTCCGACCTGATTCAGGAGCGCAGCCACAACAACGGCGAGCTGGATGAGTCCAACGCGGGCCTGCGGGACGACATCGACGCGCTCGCCGAGCGGGACGACGGCAGCAGCAAGGCCGAGGACGACAGGCTGGCGCGCCTGGAGAAGAACGCGGGTACCCAGAAGCTCACCGGTGAGGCGATCACGGTCACCCTCAACGACGCTCCGCCGGACGCCACTGCCAAGCTCCCCGGCTATCCCGAGCCGCAGCCCGACTACCTGGTCATCCACCAGCAGGACCTCCAGGCCGTGGTGAACGCCCTCTGGCAGGGCGGCGCCGAGGGCATCAAGGTCATGGACCAGCGGCTGATCTCCACCAGCGCCGTGCGTTGTGTGGGCAACACCCTGATTCTTCAGGGCCGCGTCTACTCACCGCCGTACAAGATCACGGCGGTCGGGGCCCCGGAGAAGCTGCAGAAGGCGCTCACCGCGTCCCCGGCGATCCAGAACTACATGGTGTACGTCAACGTGTACGGGCTCGGCTGGAAAGTCGAGGAGGACGGGGCGGTGACTCTGCCCGGCTACTCGGGCACAGTGGATCTGCAGTACGCCCAGCCCGTGGAGTGA
- a CDS encoding DLW-39 family protein, whose amino-acid sequence MKKLLLVALAAIGGLLVYRQIQADRAEQDLWTEATDSVPTGS is encoded by the coding sequence GTGAAGAAGCTTCTCCTGGTCGCACTGGCCGCCATCGGCGGGCTCCTCGTGTACCGCCAGATCCAGGCGGATCGCGCCGAGCAGGATCTGTGGACGGAGGCGACTGACTCCGTGCCCACGGGTTCGTGA
- a CDS encoding DUF5324 family protein has product MTRIDSVRAATGSAKDSVLHAAEVVAPYADTAKDRATHYAHEARVRLAPKVSLAAEQARAQYGTHVVPRLEQARTHVPPKVDQAAHEAAVRTRKAARQAADYSKPRLEQAVAVAAPVKDEAAARSAAALAALRSHVSAEDIHKLARRHERRARAGRVAKALAVLGVLAGGAFAAWKWWDKQANPDWLVEPPAATEVPEGGRLTSVDGSAQDVLDPEVQAKEAEEEAAKRDEGR; this is encoded by the coding sequence GTGACCCGCATCGACAGCGTGCGCGCCGCGACCGGCTCGGCGAAGGACAGCGTGCTGCACGCCGCGGAAGTGGTGGCGCCCTACGCCGACACGGCCAAGGACAGGGCCACGCACTATGCGCACGAGGCACGCGTACGGCTCGCGCCGAAGGTGTCGCTGGCCGCCGAGCAGGCGCGCGCTCAGTACGGCACGCATGTCGTGCCGCGTCTGGAGCAGGCCCGCACCCATGTACCGCCGAAGGTCGACCAGGCCGCCCATGAGGCCGCCGTCCGCACCCGCAAGGCTGCTCGGCAGGCCGCCGACTACTCCAAGCCGCGGCTTGAGCAGGCGGTGGCTGTGGCCGCGCCCGTCAAGGACGAGGCCGCTGCCCGGAGTGCCGCCGCGCTGGCTGCGCTGCGCAGCCATGTCTCGGCCGAGGACATCCATAAGTTGGCCCGTCGACACGAGCGGCGTGCTCGAGCCGGCCGTGTCGCCAAGGCGCTGGCGGTTCTCGGCGTGTTGGCTGGCGGTGCTTTCGCCGCCTGGAAGTGGTGGGACAAGCAGGCCAACCCCGACTGGCTGGTCGAGCCGCCCGCCGCGACGGAGGTGCCCGAGGGCGGCCGGCTGACCTCGGTGGACGGCAGCGCTCAGGACGTGCTCGATCCCGAGGTACAGGCCAAGGAGGCTGAGGAGGAGGCCGCCAAGCGCGACGAGGGTCGGTGA